The proteins below come from a single Cannabis sativa cultivar Pink pepper isolate KNU-18-1 chromosome 3, ASM2916894v1, whole genome shotgun sequence genomic window:
- the LOC133036101 gene encoding uncharacterized protein LOC133036101 — protein MKLFGWRMCHNWLPAKTNLKHRGMDINTQCESCGRYDENLTHALWNCDKIKKILKLLPWYKKISKLGEGSMFDVLQEVERQVTRDEFEDTITVLWAIWENRNRKWNQLPSMNGQQLLNWVFNAYPKAYISDLTTGHQMGETTSNLKHWIPPENGCICVNSDAAINENTAGVGLGFVWRTASGHLVSAGMVYLPSKCSVKMAEGWALLEALKNPPAADTSQIEIQTDCQVLVADLKVPDNTLTAERNMIHKLKRVLENFNSVHITHVKRANNECVNLLARKCLADKTTQFFDNSFPDWLAMFCKADHPIVV, from the coding sequence ATGAAACTTTTTGGGTGGAGAATGTGCCACAATTGGCTGCCTGCTAAGACCAATCTAAAACATAGAGGAATGGACATAAATACTCAATGTGAATCTTGTGGAAGGTATGATGAAAATCTTACACATGCTTTATGGAATTGTgataagattaaaaaaattttaaagctGCTGCCTTGGtataaaaaaatttccaaattgGGAGAGGGATCTATGTTTGATGTGTTACAGGAAGTAGAGAGGCAGGTAACTCGGGATGAATTTGAAGACACAATCACAGTCCTTTGGGCTATATGGGAAAATAGGAACCGGAAATGGAATCAACTTCCAAGCATGAATGGCCAACAGCTTCTCAATTGGGTTTTTAATGCCTACCCGAAGGCTTATATAAGTGATCTCACAACAGGGCACCAAATGGGGGAAACTACCTCCAATCTGAAGCACTGGATCCCTCCTGAAAATGGTTGTATTTGTGTTAATAGCGATGCAGCAATCAATGAAAATACTGCTGGTGTGGGGCTTGGTTTCGTGTGGAGAACAGCCAGTGGCCATTTGGTTTCTGCTGGGATGGTTTATTTGCCAAGCAAGTGTTCTGTTAAGATGGCTGAAGGGTGGGCGTTGCTGGAAGCTTTGAAGAATCCTCCTGCAGCTGATACTTCTCAGATTGAAATCCAGACCGATTGTCAAGTGCTGGTGGCTGATCTGAAGGTTCCCGACAATACTCTCACTGCAGAAAGGAACATGATCCACAAGCTCAAAAGAGTGCTGGAAAATTTTAATAGTGTACATATTACTCATGTAAAAAGAGCCAATAATGAGTGTGTAAATTTATTAGCTAGGAAATGTCTAGCTGATAAAACTACACAATTTTTTGACAATTCTTTTCCGGATTGGTTAGCTATGTTTTGTAAGGCTGACCATCCTATTGTGGTGTAG
- the LOC115709554 gene encoding BTB/POZ and TAZ domain-containing protein 1 isoform X1, producing MKTSPIAYDLYEYITSTESDPPRELPEPDVYVLTSDGLRIPAHSSILASASAVFESIIEQPRKNRSSERVIRILGVPQDAVVSFVRFLYSSRCEEEQLELYGIHLLALSHVYLVPQLKQKCVKNLGQRLTSENVVDVLQLAKLCDAPDLYLKCLKLVSTHFKAVEATEGWKFLQDHDPHLELDILQFIDEDEMRKKKSRKHREAQSLFLQLSEAMECLQHICTEGCTSVGPHDMVPGKKKGPCSKFSTCQGIQQLINHFATCKKRVNGGCLRCKRMWQLLRLHSSICEQSDSCKVPLCRQFKLKILQEKKKDDLRWKLLVKKVVSAKTISSLSLTKRRKEEDQREKLGLRGYRL from the exons ATGAAAACCAGTCCAATCGCTTACGACCTTTACGAATACATCACTTCAACGGAGTCGGATCCGCCCCGGGAATTGCCGGAGCCCGATGTTTATGTTCTCACATCTGACGGACTACGAATCCCGGCGCATTCTAGCATTCTG GCTTCGGCGTCGGCTGTATTTGAGAGTATAATTGAACAGCCACGTAAGAACAGAAGCTCCGAAAGAGTCATTCGGATCCTCGGCGTTCCTCAAGACGCCGTCGTTTCGTTTGTTCGCTTTCTCTACTCGTCGAG GTGCGAGGAGGAACAGCTTGAGCTGTATGGAATTCACTTGCTGGCACTGTCGCACGTTTACCTGGTTCCACAGCTGAAACAGAAATGCGTAAAGAACTTGGGTCAACGGTTGACTTCCGAGAATGTGGTGGATGTCCTCCAACTTGCCAAGCTCTGCGACGCACCGGATCTTTACCTCAAGTGCCTGAAACTCGTTTCAACTCATTTCAAGGCTGTTGAAGCCACCGAAGGCTGGAAATTCCTTCAAGACCACGATCCTCATCTAGAACTCGATATCTTGCAGTTCATTGACGAGGACGAAATG AGGAAGAAGAAGTCAAGAAAGCATAGGGAAGCACAAAGCTTGTTTTTACAGCTAAGCGAAGCTATGGAGTGTTTACAGCACATATGTACGGAAGGGTGCACAAGTGTTGGGCCGCATGATATGGTGCCCGGAAAGAAGAAAGGCCCATGTAGCAAATTCTCCACGTGTCAAGGTATCCAGCAGTTGATCAATCACTTTGCCACGTGTAAGAAGAGGGTTAATGGTGGTTGCTTGCGTTGCAAACGTATGTGGCAGCTTCTCAGGCTTCACTCTTCAATTTGTGAACAATCTGATTCATGCAAAGTTCCTCTATGCAG GCAATTCAAGTTGAAAATACTccaagagaagaagaaagatgaTTTAAGATGGAAGCTATTGGTGAAAAAGGTGGTGTCAGCTAAAACCATATCTTCTTTGTCCTTGACTAAAAGGAGGAAAGAAGAGGACCAGAGAGAGAAATTGGGCTTGAGGGGCTACAGGTTGTAA
- the LOC115709554 gene encoding BTB/POZ and TAZ domain-containing protein 1 isoform X2, with the protein MFMFSHLTDYESRRILAFWCEEEQLELYGIHLLALSHVYLVPQLKQKCVKNLGQRLTSENVVDVLQLAKLCDAPDLYLKCLKLVSTHFKAVEATEGWKFLQDHDPHLELDILQFIDEDEMRKKKSRKHREAQSLFLQLSEAMECLQHICTEGCTSVGPHDMVPGKKKGPCSKFSTCQGIQQLINHFATCKKRVNGGCLRCKRMWQLLRLHSSICEQSDSCKVPLCRQFKLKILQEKKKDDLRWKLLVKKVVSAKTISSLSLTKRRKEEDQREKLGLRGYRL; encoded by the exons ATGTTTATGTTCTCACATCTGACGGACTACGAATCCCGGCGCATTCTAGCATTCTG GTGCGAGGAGGAACAGCTTGAGCTGTATGGAATTCACTTGCTGGCACTGTCGCACGTTTACCTGGTTCCACAGCTGAAACAGAAATGCGTAAAGAACTTGGGTCAACGGTTGACTTCCGAGAATGTGGTGGATGTCCTCCAACTTGCCAAGCTCTGCGACGCACCGGATCTTTACCTCAAGTGCCTGAAACTCGTTTCAACTCATTTCAAGGCTGTTGAAGCCACCGAAGGCTGGAAATTCCTTCAAGACCACGATCCTCATCTAGAACTCGATATCTTGCAGTTCATTGACGAGGACGAAATG AGGAAGAAGAAGTCAAGAAAGCATAGGGAAGCACAAAGCTTGTTTTTACAGCTAAGCGAAGCTATGGAGTGTTTACAGCACATATGTACGGAAGGGTGCACAAGTGTTGGGCCGCATGATATGGTGCCCGGAAAGAAGAAAGGCCCATGTAGCAAATTCTCCACGTGTCAAGGTATCCAGCAGTTGATCAATCACTTTGCCACGTGTAAGAAGAGGGTTAATGGTGGTTGCTTGCGTTGCAAACGTATGTGGCAGCTTCTCAGGCTTCACTCTTCAATTTGTGAACAATCTGATTCATGCAAAGTTCCTCTATGCAG GCAATTCAAGTTGAAAATACTccaagagaagaagaaagatgaTTTAAGATGGAAGCTATTGGTGAAAAAGGTGGTGTCAGCTAAAACCATATCTTCTTTGTCCTTGACTAAAAGGAGGAAAGAAGAGGACCAGAGAGAGAAATTGGGCTTGAGGGGCTACAGGTTGTAA
- the LOC115710225 gene encoding putative disease resistance RPP13-like protein 1, protein MALEVIGGAFLSALFQTMFEKMASPEMVSFFRRSKLDHGLLKELELLLLSANSVMDDAEEKQLRNSLVRKWLHELKEATYDAEDLLDAIATKALEREIKSSVSSSRRIKVKKLVSSLFPTASAFDNVIEPKIKEILKRLKFILEQKDVLGLKQGFQNRVSQRLPATSLVDESCVYGRNYDKERIGHLLFSNDDHIGDKISVIPIVGMGGIGKTTLAGILYNDERVTKFDVKAWVTVSDDFDITRITKTILSHVVELKPCDEISDLNQLQVKLKEVLKEKTFFFVLDDVWNNNYGLWSVLMCAFESGAQGSKIIVTTRSDEIASMVTTVQPLKLEILSDEDCWQLFEKHAFVRVSEDAYQKFELIGRKIVKRCQGLPLAVKCLAGLLRSESNLEKWEKILNSNIWELPNEKNNILPALWLSYYHLPPHLKRCFAYCSLFPKDFQFKKESLILLWIAEDLLPHQKYKNLKQVGEEYFDDLTSRSLFQTSMVYFGKPMHCFHMHDLVNDLANFISGEYCLVLDNTCSSSVATNKSIRHLSYDEKSVYDLNILEALCQAKSLRTILGLSSVDQRYYPFSGLNKLPYELFQTTSFPTTLRVLSLWRYAYEELPDSVGNLKQLKYLDLSWSRLKRLPNTLCGLLNLQILLLFFCSNLRLLPKNMGGLINLQHLNIRRTPLKDMPQDLCKLKNLQSLSDFVIGEQSGSKINQLENFHNLCGQLCISGLHNIVDLGNISETILQNMKNVIELTLGWDDDISGSETESVVLGKLQPNTNLKILNIKHYSGTRLSDWLGDASFSNITAITLVSCKHCVSLSPLGLLPSLEELHIDEMDKLVSISSNATEPFKSLKELLIFDMSSLKECCNGIAHEAFPSLESVRFFRCSNLESFMEGGSFSRLHTIAISDCEKLFAVRMQWNLHRFPSLTSLTLSYCNDMVDSFPEEGLLPTMLKSLSISGCDKLKALNSKSFQQLSSLQVLEIEDCKELRCLPEELPTSLSSLHIHNCPLLSGLCGKEYIPNIQITN, encoded by the coding sequence ATGGCTCTTGAAGTGATTGGTGGAGCTTTTCTCTCTGCTTTGTTCCAGACGATGTTTGAGAAGATGGCTTCTCCGGAGATGGTCAGCTTTTTCCGGAGAAGTAAGCTGGACCATGGGCTGCTCAAAGAACTCGAACTTCTGCTGCTGTCTGCTAATTCAGTGATGGATGATGCTGAGGAGAAACAACTGAGGAACTCTCTTGTGAGGAAGTGGCTTCATGAACTCAAGGAAGCTACTTATGATGCTGAGGACTTGTTGGACGCCATTGCTACCAAAGCTTTGGAAAGAGAGATAAAAAGCAGTGTATCTTCAAGCAGGAGAATCAAGGTAAAGAAACTTGTCTCATCTTTGTTCCCTACTGCTTCTGCTTTTGATAATGTAATAGAGCCAAAGATAAAAGAGATTCTTAAAAGGTTGAAGTTTATTCTTGAACAAAAGGATGTGTTAGGTTTAAAACAGGGCTTTCAAAATAGAGTTTCACAAAGATTACCAGCAACTTCTTTGGTAGATGAATCATGTGTCTATGGTAGGAATTATGACAAAGAGAGAATTGGTCACTTGCTTTTTTCCAATGATGATCATATTGGAGACAAGATATCTGTAATTCCCATAGTTGGTATGGGTGGAATTGGCAAAACTACACTTGCCGGTATACTTTATAATGATGAGAGAGTGACAAAGTTTGATGTTAAAGCATGGGTTACTGTCTCAGATGATTTCGACATCACTAGAATAACAAAAACTATTCTCAGTCATGTGGTTGAACTCAAACCATGTGATGAGATAAGCGACTTAAATCAACTTCAGGTGAAATTGAAGGAGGTTTTAAAGGAGAAGACATTTTTCTTTGTTCTAGATGATGTTTGGAACAATAATTATGGCCTTTGGAGTGTCTTAATGTGTGCTTTTGAATCTGGAGCACAAGGAAGTAAGATAATTGTGACTACTCGCAGTGATGAAATTGCATCAATGGTGACTACTGTTCAACCTCTTAAACTTGAGATATTATCTGATGAAGATTGTTGGCAACTATTCGAGAAGCATGCCTTTGTTCGTGTGTCTGAGGATGCATATCAAAAGTTTGAATTGATTGGTAGAAAGATTGTTAAAAGATGTCAAGGTCTCCCGTTGGCTGTGAAATGTCTTGCTGGTCTATTGCGCTCTGAATCAAATTTGGAGAAGTGGGAGAAGATATTGAATAGTAACATTTGGGAGTTGCCCAATGAGAAAAACAATATTCTTCCAGCTTTATGGTTAAGTTACTACCATCTACCACCTCACCTAAAGCGATGTTTTGCCTATTGCTCATTATTTCCTAAAGATTTCCAATTTAAGAAGGAAAGTTTAATTTTGTTGTGGATAGCTGAGGATCTTTTGCCGCACCAAAAGTATAAAAATCTCAAACAAGTTGGTGAAGAATACTTTGACGATCTAACATCAAGGTCGTTATTTCAAACCTCAATGGTATATTTTGGTAAGCCAATGCACTGCTTTCACATGCATGATCTTGTGAACGATCTAGCCAACTTTATATCGGGAGAGTATTGTCTTGTACTGGATAATACTTGCTCTAGCTCAGTTGCTACAAACAAGAGTATCCGTCACTTATCATATGATGAGAAAAGTGTCTATGACTTAAATATCTTGGAAGCTCTATGTCAAGCAAAATCACTACGCACCATTTTAGGATTGTCAAGTGTGGACCAAAGATATTATCCATTCAGTGGGTTAAATAAATTACCATATGAGTTATTCCAAACAACATCATTTCCAACAACACTAAGAGTTTTGTCTCTGTGGAGATATGCTTATGAAGAGTTGCCTGATTCAGTAGGCAATTTAAAACAACTAAAATATTTGGATCTATCCTGGAGTCGTTTGAAAAGACTTCCTAACACATTGTGTGGTTTGCTCAATTTGCAGATACTACTATTGTTTTTTTGTAGTAATCTAAGATTGTTACCAAAAAATATGGGAGGTCTGATCAACTTGCAACATCTTAATATTAGACGAACACCATTGAAGGATATGCCACAAGACCTGTGTAAACTGAAAAATTTGCAAAGCTTATCTGATTTTGTCATTGGTGAGCAGAGTGGGTCTAAGATCAACCAATTGGAAAACTTTCACAACTTATGTGGACAACTCTGTATTTCTGGGCTTCACAATATTGTTGATCTTGGTAATATTTCAGAAACTATTCTTCAGAATATGAAGAATGTGATTGAGTTGACTCTGGGCTGGGATGATGATATCAGTGGTTCTGAGACTGAAAGTGTAGTACTTGGTAAGCTTCAGCCTAATACAAATTTGAAGATACTCAACATTAAACATTACAGTGGCACAAGATTGTCAGATTGGTTAGGTGATGCTTCTTTTTCTAATATTACAGCAATCACTCTAGTAAGTTGTAAACATTGCGTTTCTTTGTCACCGCTTGGCCTATTACCCTCCCTCGAAGAACTTCACATCGATGAAATGGATAAGTTGGTGTCAATATCTTCTAATGCAACTGAGCCATTTAAATCCTTGAAAGAATTGCTTATTTTTGATATGTCAAGTTTGAAAGAGTGTTGTAATGGCATTGCACACGAAGCATTTCCATCTCTGGAGTCTGTACGTTTTTTCCGTTGTTCAAATCTTGAGTCTTTTATGGAAGGGGGATCCTTCTCACGTTTACATACTATTGCGATCAGCGATTGTGAAAAGTTGTTCGCTGTTCGAATGCAGTGGAATCTCCATAGATTTCCATCACTTACATCATTAACTCTTTCCTATTGTAATGATATGGTGGATTCATTTCCGGAGGAAGGCTTGCTCCCAACCATGCTCAAGTCTTTATCCATTTCAGGTTGTGATAAACTGAAAGCCTTGAACAGTAAGAGCTTTCAGCAACTCTCCTCTCTTCAAGTGTTGGAAATTGAGGACTGCAAGGAGCTTCGGTGCTTGCCAGAAGAACTGCCCACTTCTCTTTCCTCTCTGCATATACATAACTGTCCCTTGCTAAGTGGACTGTGTGGAAAGGAGTACATACCTAATATACAGATTACAAATTGA